The Halobacillus ihumii genomic sequence TCCTATCATACGTTGTATGGAATAAGGAAACGGAGGAGTATCGATATATGAAACATGTGGCACAACAGATTGTGATGCAGAAATTAAGGCAATTAACTGTTGAGGATATTCTTCACTACAGCCAAAAATACCATATTAAGGTAACTAAAAATGAAGCCAAACAAATTGTGACCGCTCTTAAGAAAAATCAGGAAAATCCTTTCGATCCTGCTGGAAGAAAGCGTATGTTGAAAAATTTAGCGGCCATCACTTCTACTGAAACTGCAAAATCAGTTCAGCACATACTCATTAAACTTGCTAAGGAACACGGTGTTGAACATTGGCTTCAATAAAAAAGAGAGTGCCTTAATGCACTCTCCTTCAAATTATTGCTGCATAATTTTATCCTTTAATTCTTCATCATAATTTCCCGCTTTCAGCATATCAATTTCAAAACGATAAGGAGGCTTTTTATTTTTCTTATCCTCTCCTACATAGGGTGTTTCTAAAATTTTCGGAACATCTTTAAAACTCGGATGGTGGACAACATAATGCAGGGCTTTAAAACCGATATGTCCAAAACCAATATTCTCATGTCGGTCTTTTCTTGCCCCTTGAATGTTTTTGCTATCGTTCACATGAACAACCTTGATACGATCCACTCCGATAATCCGGTCGAATTCATTGAGGACGCCGTCAAAATCCTCTACAACATTATAGCCAGCATCATGAATATGACAAGTGTCCATGCAGACCGAAAGCTTTTCATTTAACGTCACACCTTCGATAATTTCTGCAAGCTCTTCGAAACTTCGTCCGCATTCTGAGCCCTTGCCAGCCATTGTTTCTAAAGCGATCTGTACATTCTGATCTTTGTGCAGTACTTCGTTCAATCCCTCAATAATCTTTGGAATCCCTTTGTCGACTCCCTGCCCTACATGTGAGCCAGGATGCAAAACAATTTGCTTTGAACCTAAAGCTTCCGTTCGGTTAATCTCATTCTTTAAAAAGTCTATCCCTAGTTGAAAGGTCTCTGGCTTAGTAGTATTACCGATATTTATAATGTATGGCGCGTGAACAACAAATTCATCGATACCATTTGCCTTCATATGTTCAGTTCCGGCCTCAATATTT encodes the following:
- a CDS encoding DUF2624 domain-containing protein — encoded protein: MKHVAQQIVMQKLRQLTVEDILHYSQKYHIKVTKNEAKQIVTALKKNQENPFDPAGRKRMLKNLAAITSTETAKSVQHILIKLAKEHGVEHWLQ
- a CDS encoding deoxyribonuclease IV, with translation MVKIGSHVSMKGKKMLLGASEEAESYGSSTFMIYTGAPQNTRRRPIEELNIEAGTEHMKANGIDEFVVHAPYIINIGNTTKPETFQLGIDFLKNEINRTEALGSKQIVLHPGSHVGQGVDKGIPKIIEGLNEVLHKDQNVQIALETMAGKGSECGRSFEELAEIIEGVTLNEKLSVCMDTCHIHDAGYNVVEDFDGVLNEFDRIIGVDRIKVVHVNDSKNIQGARKDRHENIGFGHIGFKALHYVVHHPSFKDVPKILETPYVGEDKKNKKPPYRFEIDMLKAGNYDEELKDKIMQQ